CAGAGTGGCTCAGCGCTGTCAAGCTGGGCTGTCAACTACCAACCTGTGAAATACACCAGCTTGCTGGCCGACAAGGTGGGCTGCAATGTCCTGGACACAGTGGACATGGTGGACTGCTTGCGGAAGAAGAGCGCCAAGGAACTAGTGGAGCAGGACATCCAGCCGGCACGCTACCATGTGGCCTTCGGGCCCGTCATTGATGGGGACGTCATCCCAGATGACCCGGAAATCCTGATGGAGCAAGGCGAGTTCCTCAACTATGACATCATGCTGGGCGTTAACCAGGGCGAGGGCCTCAAGTTTGTTGAGTCGGTAGTAGATCAAGAGAATGGGGTCTCAGGCAGCGATTTTGACTATTCTGTTTCCAACTTCGTGGACAACCTGTACGGCTACCCTGAGGGCAAAGACACTCTGCGCGAGACCATCAAGTTCATGTACACTGACTGGGCTGACCGGGACAACCCTGAGACACGCCGCAAGACACTAGTGGCTCTCTTCACTGACCACCAGTGGGTGGAGCCATCAGTGGTGACCGCCGATCTCCACGCCCGCTATGGCTCCCCCACTTACTTCTACGCCTTTTATCACCACTGCCAGAGCATAATGAAACCAGCCTGGTCTGACGCTGCCCATGGGGATGAGGTGCCTTACGTCTTTGGGATTCCCATGATCGGCCCCACCGACCTCTTTCCCTGCAACTTCTCCAAGAATGACGTCATGCTGAGTGCTGTGGTCATGACCTACTGGACTAACTTTGCCAAGACAGGGTAGGTTCCATTCCTCCAGCTCTTCTGTATTGTGCCTGTCTAGACTACTGCATAGGGGATGCTATCCAGTTGGGGATGCTGACTCTCCTCCAGCTGGCTGTGCTAGCCAACATCCAAGCAAAGGATGGGACAGGAGTTGGAATAACAAGGTTTTTTATGgtgtacagcagtggttcccacacttttcaggccactgcccccttggttccacaaactcaaccccagcgccccctacccgaTGCAACAaacagttgaagggggccacctctagtgcccccctgctgcccccttgccttttaatgcccccctaggtaatcccacccacccccaggttgtggtactgcccactttgggaaccactggtggaCAGGCTGTGCACTCCAGCACTTCCCCGCTGCCAGCTCCTATGCAGAATCACATATCTAGCTTAATATTTTTAAAGGGCTGGGCCACAGCACAACTGAACCTCCTCCCCTCACGCATATCAAATGATTTGCTGATGAGATATAGCATCGCTGTTCCCAAAAAAGCCACTAAAATATGCTTTGAGAGATCACGCAGGCATCCGTGTCTGTTCCCAGCACTAGATTCCTCTATAACCACTAGGTAATTCAGAAGAAGTGGACTTGGGAtcgatcttgattccttgtccaactCTAGTGAAATCTATAtatttaggacaatccaaaaaaggatctGGGACATTGACTCTCAATTAATAAAAGCTGGTGCAGAAGATATTTGTTCCCCatgttttttaggcctttcttaccaaataaactctatggctcagtatttttttaacttaattataccctctcaccgtagagcatttttgatggccagattcaacatatttccttcagctgttgttagtggtagatataAGGGAATTTCACGAGAAGccagatgttgtaggtgtcaatgtaaAGAACCCGACACAATACATCATATTCTCTTGTATTGTCCACTCTTCACACAGCTTCGGCTCAGTTTAATTagttctcttcctcaatttaTTAATGCGGTGTCCACCGGAGATATAGATCATTTACTTGCTGATAAATGTCCTGAAGTTACCAACCAGGTAGCTGAGTTTTTGGCCAAGGTtctgaaggaggaagaaagaaggagggggctCACAATTAACTGTTTTATAATATAATTATTGATGAAAtgtgtaattctttgtttttagttttatatttaactgtttctttgttttgtttttctattgttaatgccaataaaggtactgtttactGTTTACTAAGAAGGATAGGGCCTGTCCTTCAAAGTATCTACATTCGCAAGTTTGCTTTTAAAAGCCACACGTGCTGCAGCGAAAATGGCATTCTTGGTTTCTGTTTTCCCTCAGagctcgatcccaacagaagtcggttttaggtagccggctcaaggtgacttagccttccatccttccgaggttggtaaaatgaggccccagcttgctggaggcaattgcaaaccaccccgtaaacaaagtctgcctagtaaacgtcgggatgtgatgtcaccccatgggtcaggaatgacccggtgcttgcacacggggctacctttaccttttttactctgAACGTGCACAGGCTTCTTCCCCCTGGAGGACcacattggccatttttgcatgataattagcagcgcgttccaggctgaattgccccgcatatttttttgaattttgcaccctgaaccgtcattccggaagtgactgcgaagcctgcgcagacctgcttcgcgtTACAAAaaagcccatttaacgcgacctttggtgtatgcctcgaagaatccccctcaaggacaatgcaaaacaacagaggtgcgttagctatgcatatgttAATGacaatgcaaacaggaacaaaggagcaggcgagggggggtggaacttctccttttgcttcgtaccatgaaaaggcatttttaaagtcgcattttaaaaaacagctttgagcgagcatcaaaattgaccatgcaaaaatggccattgttatatatttgcTTCGCTTACATACCACCTTTCTCCCATTGGGAACCCAAGGGGGTTGACATCATTTTCCACTCCtctattttagcctcacaacatccctgtgaggtagatgtggctgagagtatgtgactgtgcTAAGGCAACCAAGCAAccattcatggcagagtgggattttgaacatgggtctcccagatcctagtccagtattctaacaactacaccacagtggccatCAAACATTGCTGCATATGgttttctttctctgtttctctttctctcaggGACCCAAACAAGCCCGTGCCCCAAGACACCAAATTCATCCACACGAAGGCCAACCGCTTTGAAGAAGTGGCTTGGTCCAAATACAACCCCCGTGACCAGCTCTACCTGCACATCGGCCTCAAGCCACGGGTGCGCGACCACTACCGGGCTACCAAGGTTGCCTTCTGGAAGCACCTGGTCCCACACCTGTACAACCTGCATGACATGTTTCATTACACATCGACCACCACCAAGGTGCCGCCACCCGACACCACCCAGAACTCACACATCACGCGCCGGCCCAACGGCAAGACTTGGAGCACCAAGCGGCCAGCCATCTCCACCGCCTACACCAGTGAGGGCtcccaggagaagtggaatcCGGAGCAGGATGGCGCGGGCACACTGCTGGTTGAGAACCCCCGCGACTATTCGACGGAGCTCAGTGTCACCATTGCCGTGGGGGCCTCACTTCTCTTCCTCAACGTCTTGGCCTTTGCCGCGCTGTACTACCGCAAGGACAAACGGCGACAGGACACCCACCGCCAGCCCAGCCCGCAGCGTGCCACCACCAACAATGACATTGGCCACACGCCAGAGGAGGAGATGCCCTCGCTGCAGGCTAACCAGACACACCACGGGGACTGTGAGGCCGTGCCGCCCCACGACGCCCTCCGCCTCACCGCCTTGCCCGACTATACGCTCACGCTGCGCCGCTCCCCGGACGACATTCCACTAATGACGCCCAACACGATCACCATGATCCCCAACTCCCTGGTGGGCTTGCAGACCTTGCACCCTTACAACACCTTTGCTGCCAGCTTCAGCAATACCGGGCTCCCACACTCACACTCCACAACGCGGGTATAGCTGCACCCCAAGCACCCCGCAGTCCCATGCACATATACTCCATGCTCACTGGACCTGGCGCTGCGGGGGGCAGACGCGACAAGCTCCGCTGGCTCGCTCTTTGGGGATTTCATTTGTATCAAGTGCTTTTGACTCTCCTAGTGCCCAGCAGGGGCAGCGGGACCCATCCTGGCCCAGTGGGGTACAGCCCAGCAAGGGCAAAGGAGGTGAACTGTGCTCCGAGAGCCACCCCACCCTTTGCTCCCGAGTCCAGACACACCCTGCGCAGGAGGAGATCTGGAGCCTGTGAGGCTTTCTGTCCTGAAGGAGGCTCCCAAGGGCCTTATGGGGCCATGTTGACCCTGCTGGGGGACGGGGGGGGAACGGGGGGCTCGGCACCACCCAAATGGTCATCCACCCGCCATCCCCTTGTCATCACTAGAGATTTACCAATCGAAGTGCCATGGAAACTGCTCTTGCAAGCTGAGTCACCGTGAGAGGTAGCTGCTTGGAATTGCTGGCACCGTGCCCGGGGAGCACCAGACAGGCGTGGTCtggcactgccccccccccaacgtacTGATAATGGGTTCTGGAGAGCCTGGACTTGGTACTGGGTCCAACAGATGCTGTCTGGTCCCCTAaccccccctaccccccccccacgctcttCGTGTTGCGGAGAAAATTTCTGTCTGTTGTTTCTTTCCAAAAGAGGTTTTTTAAAGCAGATCTTTAGTTCTTTAAACACTAACGGAGATGCCCGTGTTTGGTCCTTTGTAAAGATTTTAAACTAAGTGTTCTTGATAAAGCCAGAGAGACAGACACACgcgtgcacacacatacacatgcagacACATACACGCCAGCCACCTCTGTGCTGCGGGCCCCTCCAGCATCGCCCTGTGCCAAACCGAGAAACCAGCAGACTTTGCTCGGGGTGGGCGGCAGGCCGGAGCCGGCCACGAGACCCTTTTGTATTTTTGATACGCCCTTCTGCCACCATTCATATCTGTATGTCTCACCCAAGCAACCTGGATCTGAGGATGAGCTGGACCCCTTCTCTCTTCTGCCAATGTCCCCATTGCTCTGGCCACACTACGCCACTACCCTTGCCACCCACTGTGCCAAATCTCAACCCTTTCACAGGTTGCCCGAGCCTCCCCCTGCCAGCTCACTCCTCCCCCGCTTCCTTGCCAGCCCACGACTTACTCTGACCTCCAATAGGCTGCCTCCCACGTCCTTCTCCTCTTTCCAAATTGGATTGTGCTGCAGTTCCTTCATTGTACCTGGGTGCGTCCCCAGTGGAGACGAGGAGAAACCCTGGAAGAGGGCAGTGGCACAGTGTGAATGCAATGGGGCTTGAAACATGGAGGAGAAGGGCTGTCTGCTCCCGCACAGCTGGCCGCGAGATCGTTTGGCAAAACCCATCCCTTCAGGGGGCAGCCTTATCCACTGGTATCAAGGAGGCTGTAAGTTGTGTTACAGAAGAGGCGTAGAGCTGGCTCTAGGTTTTTGAGTGAAAGGCAGCCCAATAAACAGGGGTCAGGCTTGGGAGATAGGGGGTGGAGTTCAAGGAAGGTGGCTGAGGTGACAGACTTGCAGCAGAGCCGGGCGTGGGCAGGAATCCGGCCTGGTTTGTATCAGACTGCACTGCACAAACAGCAAGGCAGGAGCCCCATGAGAGAGACCAGAACACTTGAATCGGTTTGCGGGAGGCGGCCTTTCAGGTTGGAGAAGCAGAAacaggagctttgccccccccccgagaggcGG
This window of the Euleptes europaea isolate rEulEur1 chromosome 13, rEulEur1.hap1, whole genome shotgun sequence genome carries:
- the NLGN3 gene encoding neuroligin-3 isoform X3 encodes the protein MWRSILQCPPLFPFLQVPEATVGWEVRLALWILSFASSVVQMESQVYSPTVNTHYGKLRGVRVPLPSEILGPVDQYLGVPYAAPPVGDKRFMPPEPPSSWSGIRNATHFSPVCPQNIHTAVPEIMLPIWFTSNLDFVATYIQDPNEDCLYLNIYIPTEDDIRDSGAKPVMVYIHGGSYMEGTGNMIDGSVLASYGNVIVITLNYRVGVLGFLSTGDQAAKGNYGLLDQIQALRWISENIVFFGGDPLRITVFGSGIGASCVSLLTLSHHSEGLFQRAIIQSGSALSSWAVNYQPVKYTSLLADKVGCNVLDTVDMVDCLRKKSAKELVEQDIQPARYHVAFGPVIDGDVIPDDPEILMEQGEFLNYDIMLGVNQGEGLKFVESVVDQENGVSGSDFDYSVSNFVDNLYGYPEGKDTLRETIKFMYTDWADRDNPETRRKTLVALFTDHQWVEPSVVTADLHARYGSPTYFYAFYHHCQSIMKPAWSDAAHGDEVPYVFGIPMIGPTDLFPCNFSKNDVMLSAVVMTYWTNFAKTGDPNKPVPQDTKFIHTKANRFEEVAWSKYNPRDQLYLHIGLKPRVRDHYRATKVAFWKHLVPHLYNLHDMFHYTSTTTKVPPPDTTQNSHITRRPNGKTWSTKRPAISTAYTSEGSQEKWNPEQDGAGTLLVENPRDYSTELSVTIAVGASLLFLNVLAFAALYYRKDKRRQDTHRQPSPQRATTNNDIGHTPEEEMPSLQANQTHHGDCEAVPPHDALRLTALPDYTLTLRRSPDDIPLMTPNTITMIPNSLVGLQTLHPYNTFAASFSNTGLPHSHSTTRV
- the NLGN3 gene encoding neuroligin-3 isoform X2 — protein: MWRSILQCPPLFPFLQVPEATVGWEVRLALWILSFASSVVQMESQVYSPTVNTHYGKLRGVRVPLPSEILGPVDQYLGVPYAAPPVGDKRFMPPEPPSSWSGIRNATHFSPVCPQNIHTAVPEIMLPIWFTSNLDFVATYIQDPNEDCLYLNIYIPTEDGSSAKKQGEDLADNDGDEDEDIRDSGAKPVMVYIHGGSYMEGTGNMIDGSVLASYGNVIVITLNYRVGVLGFLSTGDQAAKGNYGLLDQIQALRWISENIVFFGGDPLRITVFGSGIGASCVSLLTLSHHSEGLFQRAIIQSGSALSSWAVNYQPVKYTSLLADKVGCNVLDTVDMVDCLRKKSAKELVEQDIQPARYHVAFGPVIDGDVIPDDPEILMEQGEFLNYDIMLGVNQGEGLKFVESVVDQENGVSGSDFDYSVSNFVDNLYGYPEGKDTLRETIKFMYTDWADRDNPETRRKTLVALFTDHQWVEPSVVTADLHARYGSPTYFYAFYHHCQSIMKPAWSDAAHGDEVPYVFGIPMIGPTDLFPCNFSKNDVMLSAVVMTYWTNFAKTGDPNKPVPQDTKFIHTKANRFEEVAWSKYNPRDQLYLHIGLKPRVRDHYRATKVAFWKHLVPHLYNLHDMFHYTSTTTKVPPPDTTQNSHITRRPNGKTWSTKRPAISTAYTSEGSQEKWNPEQDGAGTLLVENPRDYSTELSVTIAVGASLLFLNVLAFAALYYRKDKRRQDTHRQPSPQRATTNNDIGHTPEEEMPSLQANQTHHGDCEAVPPHDALRLTALPDYTLTLRRSPDDIPLMTPNTITMIPNSLVGLQTLHPYNTFAASFSNTGLPHSHSTTRV
- the NLGN3 gene encoding neuroligin-3 isoform X1; the protein is MWRSILQCPPLFPFLQVPEATVGWEVRLALWILSFASSVVQMESQVYSPTVNTHYGKLRGVRVPLPSEILGPVDQYLGVPYAAPPVGDKRFMPPEPPSSWSGIRNATHFSPVCPQNIHTAVPEIMLPIWFTSNLDFVATYIQDPNEDCLYLNIYIPTEDVKRISKECARKPNKKICRKGGSSAKKQGEDLADNDGDEDEDIRDSGAKPVMVYIHGGSYMEGTGNMIDGSVLASYGNVIVITLNYRVGVLGFLSTGDQAAKGNYGLLDQIQALRWISENIVFFGGDPLRITVFGSGIGASCVSLLTLSHHSEGLFQRAIIQSGSALSSWAVNYQPVKYTSLLADKVGCNVLDTVDMVDCLRKKSAKELVEQDIQPARYHVAFGPVIDGDVIPDDPEILMEQGEFLNYDIMLGVNQGEGLKFVESVVDQENGVSGSDFDYSVSNFVDNLYGYPEGKDTLRETIKFMYTDWADRDNPETRRKTLVALFTDHQWVEPSVVTADLHARYGSPTYFYAFYHHCQSIMKPAWSDAAHGDEVPYVFGIPMIGPTDLFPCNFSKNDVMLSAVVMTYWTNFAKTGDPNKPVPQDTKFIHTKANRFEEVAWSKYNPRDQLYLHIGLKPRVRDHYRATKVAFWKHLVPHLYNLHDMFHYTSTTTKVPPPDTTQNSHITRRPNGKTWSTKRPAISTAYTSEGSQEKWNPEQDGAGTLLVENPRDYSTELSVTIAVGASLLFLNVLAFAALYYRKDKRRQDTHRQPSPQRATTNNDIGHTPEEEMPSLQANQTHHGDCEAVPPHDALRLTALPDYTLTLRRSPDDIPLMTPNTITMIPNSLVGLQTLHPYNTFAASFSNTGLPHSHSTTRV